A genomic window from Artemia franciscana chromosome 14, ASM3288406v1, whole genome shotgun sequence includes:
- the LOC136035759 gene encoding uncharacterized protein LOC136035759 encodes MAVHYAIGRLRNNFTSYPGELSMKLLIEYSPFLAKPVASVINECFSEQSFPKMWKAAYVRVIPKIMTPQYCDQLRPISITPNLAKVAEGFIYCSLLEQIAPAIDPYQYGCIRGSSTSIYLVRMYHLIVQWMDTSNSTVD; translated from the coding sequence ATGGCAGTTCACTATGCAATCGGTCGACTACGTAACAACTTTACCTCATACCCTGGTGAACTCTCCATGAAATTACTGATAGAGTACTCACCTTTCTTAGCCAAGCCTGTCGCATCAGTGATAAACGAATGTTTCTCAGAACAATCATTTCCGAAGATGTGGAAAGCTGCATATGTCCGTGTTATACCGAAAATCATGACACCCCAGTACTGTGACCAACTGAGACCAATATCGATAACTCCTAACTTAGCAAAAGTAGCTGAGGGTTTTATCTACTGTTCTTTGTTAGAACAAATTGCTCCTGCGATCGATCCGTACCAATATGGTTGCATACGAGGCAGTAGCACTTCAATATATCTAGTGCGAATGTATCACTTAATCGTCCAGTGGATGGACACTTCTAACAGTACTGTCGACTAA